In one Streptomyces sp. NBC_01288 genomic region, the following are encoded:
- the bldC gene encoding developmental transcriptional regulator BldC, which translates to MTARTPDAEPLLTPAEVATMFRVDPKTVTRWAKAGKLTSIRTLGGHRRYREAEVRALLAGIPQQRTEA; encoded by the coding sequence ATGACCGCTCGCACCCCTGATGCCGAGCCGCTGCTGACCCCGGCTGAGGTCGCCACGATGTTCCGTGTGGACCCCAAGACGGTCACGCGGTGGGCGAAGGCCGGCAAGCTCACTTCGATTCGCACGCTCGGCGGACACCGCCGTTACCGCGAGGCGGAGGTCCGTGCCCTGCTCGCGGGCATCCCGCAGCAGCGCACGGAAGCCTGA